Genomic window (Tenrec ecaudatus isolate mTenEca1 chromosome 16, mTenEca1.hap1, whole genome shotgun sequence):
AACCTTGGTGTCTTTCTGCGCTGCAGACGCTGCCCCAGATTCACCTGGATGACTACTCGGTGTTGCCCGCGGGCGAGGGGGATGAGGACCGGGAGGCCGAGATGGATGACGAGGAGGAGGCCCTGGGCTCCGACCTGGACCTGGACCTGGGCGACCTGGATGAGGGGGCTGGCGAAGGTGAGTCCTCCACAGAGCTTTCTGTCAGCTGTGATCAGGGCCCCCGGGAGCTAGGAGCCCGGCCTGTGCGCTCACGTGGCCAGCGCCAACTGGGCTCCTGTCTGTTGTCCCCGGGTCCTGGCCCCTCCGCAGGGGTCCAGTGGCTAATTGGCCCAGCAATGATGGCCAGGTTCTCTCTTAACAAGGTGCCCCCAGAGTAGAGAGTCGAACCTCTgactttttgattagcagctaGGCACACTTACCATCTGCCTGGCCCGGGTGCTCACAGGCCTGGCCCTCACGTTGTTGTCACCTTGTTGTGATGGGCCCGCTGCCCAGACTCGCTTTGCTGGATCATGTGGGCTCTCGGGGCTGCTGGGCCGACTGTCCCCCACAAGTGTCCCCTGGGCTCTGCCCCTGAGCTGAGTGCGGTCACAGTGCACACAGAGGCTTTGGAGCGGTTCGGTTATCACCCTCATAAGTAGgtgcctaccccacccccactgtgggCGTTGTCTAGCAACCCCATCCGTTACCCCACTTCTGATGTGGGTGGCTCTCCAGCCTCCTGCCTGCCCGCAGCCCAGCCCAGTGGATCTCCTGAACCACTTCCCGGAGCTGCCAGGAGTATTGGAGCCCGAGGTCATTGGCTGGACTCggcaggacacccccccccctcgtTGAGTGGGCAAGGTTTCGGTCATGGACCCCAAGCAGCCAGCAAGAATGAGTGAGCTGTTCTGACCCGGcttcaccccacacacacacactcaggccccaCCACCTCAGTTCTGGCGGATTCAGGACGGGTCAGAGTTGGGATTGAGCAGCGCTTGAGAGGGCCCCAGCCATAGGGTGGCCAGAGGCTGTACTGGTGGACTCCTTGGGCACTCTTCAGCATCCACCTTGGGGTGGGGACCAGCCCAAGGGTGTCACCGTCGGTGTTGGGGCAAAGCCGAGTGGGGCTCCTGTCTGCCCTGGTGGGGGCGCCCAGCGGCCTCTTCTCTCCCCAGGCGAACAGCCAGACGCCTCCCTCCCGCTGCACGTGCTCCCGCTCTACTCTCTGCTGGCCCCCGAGAGGCAAGCACAGGTGAGTGGCCCCTGGGGTGCCCCCCCATCCGATCTTTGGCCTCAGCCCCTTGCCTGGAAGGAAGGGGCCCTGGAGCTCAGCCTCCTGCTCCCTGTGGGCCTTCAGGCCTGTTCATGCTCCATCAGCTTCCAGCCTCGGTTCACCTATATCACAGAGGgtgaggaggaggcaggaggacAGTGGGGAGCACCATTGCCGTGAGCATATGCATTGGCTTGGCGACATCTCTGGGCTCTGTATACTTGGCCCTGGTGTCTCTGGGTCCCAGGTTTGTTATGAAGCCCTCGGGCAGATCAGAGGACAAAGGGGCAGCATCTCCGTCTCCCAGGTGTCAGTCTCCCCATTTTGTGTGATCAGCAAAGGACACACAATTGGGTCCACTGCCACCGTTGCACAATCAGCAGGCTCAGCATCAAGTTCTGGGTTTCCTGgggtttttttccctcccaagGGACGTCTCTGGAGGGTGTGACTGGGAGTGTGTGCTGTAAGGGGCTTGCCCTGGGATGTCCATGGGCAGGGTGTGTTTCCAACTTTATGATTGGGTTTCTGAGGGCATGCCAAGAACTCCTCCTGGAGACGTGGCATGTTCCCTTGTAGAAAGATCAAGGGCATGGTGGCCTGAGAATGGACAGGACTTGTTGACCCGTGGCTTCCCAGCCTCACCCCTGCCTGGCAGACCTCACCCTGATGGAGACTCCTAGCTGGGTGCTCCATCCCCCCTACTCCCAGGAACTCCTCCTGATTCTGGTGCTTCCCCTCCCCGACCCTGGCAGGTCTTCAGACCGCCCCCAGAGGGGACGCGGCTGTGTGTCGTGGCCACCAACGTGGCCGAGACCTCCCTCACCATCCCCGGCATCAAGTATGTGGTGGACTGCGGGAAGGTCAAGAAGCGTTACTACGACCGCGTCACGGGCGTGTCCTCCTTCCGAGTCacctgggtgtcccaggcctcggCCGACCAGCGGGCAGGCCGAGCTGGGCGGACAGAGCCCGGCCATTGCTACAGGTATGTCGTATGCCACTCTGGGCTCCTTGCAGGGAAGAAGGGTGGCCTTCGGAGGCTTTGCTGCGGGCTGGCAGGTGCAGTAAGTCGCCCCTTGGGCAGCAGGTCCACTTAGGCACAGATCTCCTTTTCTTTGCCGAGGGAGCCATTGGCCCTGCCCGTGGACAGTGCAGGGCTGTACAGAATGGTGGTCCTCACATGTCCACGTGATACGCTGGCTCCCCACTAACACCCCGGGACGCAGGGTCCCCCACATGCTGCGAGCGCTTCTTTCCAAGAAGCAAAGGTGGAGGCCGCCCGTGGCCGGTGTCTCAGGATAAGCCCATCCTACTCAAGAAGCCCAAACCCGTGGATGTCTCCTTGCTGCCAACTCAcccgggccctgcaggacagtcgaATTGCCCTGGACATGGGGTGTTTCCGaggcttttcagaagcagacagcctcctttcgCCCAGCATAATGCCTACCGGGTTTGAACCTTgggccttttggctagcagccccacTGCCGCGCTGAGTCCAGTGCACTCGGTGACAGGAGCTCTGTGAGAGCGGCCTGCAGTCCTGCAGCAGGAAGACGAGGcagtctgtttctgaaagggcctTCTCTGTACTGACTAAGGAGGAGCCCAGGCCATGCCAGCTAGTAACACGGCCGAGAGCtggaaggttgatggttcaaccccaccagctacaGCTCGGGCTGAAGAGGAGGCTGcctctgtaaagactgacagccccaGGAGCCTCGCAAGGGGTCATCCTGAGCGGGACTCGGCTGGATGTCTGGGGTGAGGGCTGCGCTGCCTGGACAGACCCGACCACCGGGTGCGGGTGTGCCCACCCACCCTCTCCCCGCCCATGTTCCTTCCCCAGGCTGTACTCCTCCGCCGTCTTTGGCGACTTTGAGCAGTTCCCACCTCCAGAAATCACACGGCGGCCCGTGGAGGACCTGATCCTCCAGATGAAGGCCCTCAACATCGAGAAGGTCAGTTGTGGGGCAGCCCCCGTCCCTGCCCCACTGTGTCTGGGAGCCCAGCCAGCACACTCAGTGGCCAGTCTCCACATGGGAAACCATCCCCCATTCATTGCCTGTGCCTCAGGGTCCCCTTTCTCCAGCTAAGGCCCTGGGGCCCTGGTGCTGCCGCCCCAGCCAGGATGGCCACCCCAGCATGTTCCATCAGCCCTGCCCAGCGGCCTCCCtcgtccttccctctccctcatgagcaacCTCCTGGAACATGGGGCGTGTGTCCACCAAAGGTCACCGTCAGTGTCCTGGGGACCGCAGAGGGTTCCCCCGCCTGCCCCGGCCCTCACAACCCAGGGAAGGGTCACTCTGTCGTGTCCACCGTCCAGTCCCCAGGTGACAGGAAACGGAAGCTGAGAGGCGAAGGTCTTTCTACCCACAAGGCCCCTCTGCTCTTGAGTACAACGTGCCGAGCCCTTTGAAGCCCCGAGGATCCACATGATCCAGCCTCACCTCCTCCAGGCCTCCCACTGGGACAGGGGTGACCCAGCCGGCCCTGTGCCCGACGGACTTCATTCCGCCTCCTGTGTCCCCAGGTCATCAACTTCCCGTTCCCAACCCCGCCCTCCGTGGAGGCCCTCATCGCCGCCGAGGAGCTGCTGATCGCACTGGGGGCCCTGGAGGCGCCCCAGAAGTCAGAGAGGTAGGACGGGCTTCGTGGGGCACCggttccagagccttctgcaggtACCTGACCCACATACGCCCTCACCCTCCAGGGTGCGGCAGCTGCAGCGGTCCCGGGTGAGCTGCCCCATCTCCCCGCTGGGCCGGACCATGGCCACGTTCCCCGTGGCGCCTCGCTTCGCCAAGATGCTGTCCCTGAGCCGCCAGCACGGCTGCCTGCCCTACACCATCACCATCGTGGCTGCCATGACCGTGCGCGAGCTCTTCGAGGAGCTGGATAGGTGCGAGGCGGGGGCCGCGCTCACAAAGCCCGGGGCCCTACACCAGCCCCCCTTTCTGTCTGAGCCCTTCCCTGGGGTGGGAACCAGCGCGCTCACCTCCTCTCCCGACTAACTGCGGGTGTGCACTCGGGCCCTGAGGGTGTTTGGCAGCCAGAGGGTAGTTGGTTTCAGAAGAAGGGCATGTAATGGCCAAAGCTGTACAATTAGAAAATTAAACAAAACGAAAacccctcactgccaccgagcagAGGCCGACTGCCGgcagccctacagggcagggtggcactgcccctgcgggtttccgagccCGCagctctctacgggagtagacagcctcgcctttcccccacgcagcagctggtggtttcaaactgccaaccttgcggtaACCACAGTGCTGCATAGTGACCAGGCGGCAGCAGCAGCCACtcattgtgtgtctgtgtgcaaggGGGCCCAAGGCTAAGAGGACAGGAGGGGCAGGGCCAAGGAGGCTATGGACAGCAGACAGGGTGTGGGGCGTGCAGGCTGGAGAGGTGATGTGCCCCCAAACCCACCCCCAGACCATGCTGCAAGTGCAGCTTCAGAAAAACCAACAATGTGGGCCTCGCCTCACAGGACAGCAGCGTCCTTTCCTCAACGGGGGACTGCGTGTTTCCTCACTTCCTTTCTGCCTGCATTGCTGAGGGCTATCTCTGCACACCAGGGGGCCCCCTGAAAGAGAGCatgtgtggggtggggcggggctctACCCGAGAGATAGGTGAGGCTGCCCTGGTGCCAGCCCTTCTTATTCGGCCGGTGGTCAACTTAGAGCAGGGCGGGACCCCATGCCTCACTGGGACCTGCCTTGGGGGGAAGAGCACGGCTAGCCGGGCAGTCGGTAGCCTGTGGTGTCTATGTGTGCATGTGCAGACCGGCTGCCAGCGACGAGGAGCTTGCCACACTGAAGACCAAGCGGGCCCGTGTGGCCCACGTGAAGAGGGcctgggcggggcggggcgcctcCCTGCTGCTTGGAGACCTCATGGTGCTTTTGGGTAGGTGGGCAGCTGGGTAGTCGAGCTGGTggaggggtgaggtagacgtcggGACTGGGTGTATGGAGGGAAGAGGTGGAGTGTGCAGGGGAAGGGTGGAGGTTGGTGTTGAGGCGGCCGGGCAGAGGGGATGAGTGGAGTTAGCCCAGGGTGCTGGTtttggagtggggggtggggggggattgcAAGCTGGCGCTAAGATGAGGTGGCGTGGAGGACCAGTCCGGCTCAGAGAGGTGAGGGAGTGGGCCTGGAGCAGATCTGTAAGCCAGCACTCTCACCCCGTAGGTGCAGTGGGAGCCTGGGAGTTCGCTGGCGGCTCGGCCCAGTTCTGCGAAGCCAACGGGCTCCGGTACAAGGCCATGCTGGAGATCCGGCGCCTGCGGGGCCAGCTGACCTCTGCAGGTAGGTGCACCTGTGGGCTGTCCCCAGACCCTCGGCCAGGACCCCTGCTTGATCGAGTAGAGCTGCTGGATCGGCAGCCCTGCCCTCAGCTTGTCCATGATAGATGGGGCTGGACTCTTCTAGCAGGTGGCAGAGCCTTCTGTCCCTGCTGTGTGCCGGCTGGCTTCCCAGTTGTGTCCTGTGCGCGCTCGTGAACCTGGCCCTGGACTCTGTAGGGGAGACAGTGGGGCTTGCCCTGTGCACCTTAGAACAAAACCAGCAGTCCGTTTCTGCCCCCCTCCTCTCCCGGGTCCCGCTCCTGCCCTGGCTCTTTGTCATCTTGCTCCTCAAAGCAGCAGCCACCTActgcccacctcccacccccaaaccccctccccccaagcaaAGGCCGAGTCCTGGTGAGACCCAGGTGCCCTAGGGCTCAGCCACACAGACACCCAAGGGCACATTGCATTTGCAGGGCAGGCTTGAGGTGCAGGCTCTCTGTCAGTCCCTGGTCTGGGAAGGGTTCAGTGCCCTGGTGGTCCAAACACCACCGGCTCACCTGAGGGCAGGCTGTTGAGGGAAACCCAGCCATGCTCCATCGAGGGAGGAGGCAGCATTCTGCTCTGTAAGGGTGTCCAGCCTCGGAAGCCCTACAGGCCAGTGTTAGCCTGCTGCACGGGTCCCCGTGCCTCTGAAGCCCCTTGGGGGTGGGAAGTGAGGAAGGAGGTGGGGTCATGCCTCCAGGTGGTTTGCGGTGAGCTGCTTCTGTAAAAGCTAGAGCCAAGGGACCCTGGGGGCTGCTTGTCAGCTGTCAGGACCTCCCCAGGTTGTGCGGTGGGCACTGCCCCAGCCTCACCCCCCATTCCCGCTGCCTTCCCCCAGTCAACGCCGTGTGCCCCGAGGCTGGCTTGTTCGTGGACCCCAAGATGCAACCACCCTCCGAGACCCAGGTGACCTACCTGCGGCAGATCATCACGGCCGGCCTGGGCGACCACCTGGCCCGCAGGGTCCAGAGCGAGGAGCTGCTGGAGGACAAGTGGAGGAACGCCTATAAGGTGAGCACACTAGCCGgatgtgggggctggggggacccCCTGAGCCCGgtactttcccccaccccctcctgctgTCCTGCCAGCCCGGGCCCTTGGCAGGCATGTCCGTCCTAAGCCTTGTAACCCCCTGGGAATGCCCCAGGGTGGAggagcccctgcctgggcagCGGTTGAAGTGCCCAGCTGCTATCCAAGGGGCTGGCAGCTGTCAACCCCACCCCCGCTGCTGCTCCTCTCAAagaagaggaggccgtctgctcccatagagacttacagcctcagaaaccccacgggCCCTTCTCTCCTGCACGGGCTGTTGTGAGCTGGAATGCGCTGGAAGGCAGTGGGGAACAAAAGTTCCTGGGTAGGGGGATAAGGAGTGCGTCTGTCCCTGCACCCAGGGCCTGCCCCTTTCTAACAGGGCACAAAGGCATGTTGACCCACGCCCACTCACAAGCAGTCtccgtcccctccctcccctgccccagacCACCACCGTGGTGCCTCTGTGCCTGCGGACCTGCCTGTCCCGGAAGTAGTAGCAGCCTGCGGAGGGCTGCCGTCACATCCCAAAGCAGCAGGGACCAAGCCTCTGCCCCATCATGCTTGTGTGGCCCTTGCATGGCGGTATGGCTCTCGCAGTCCCTGTCCGGCCTCACCGGTGGGCTGCTCGCAGCTTGTGGGCTGCTCGCAGCTTGTCGGCTGCCCAACATGTGGAGGCAGCTGGTGAGGAGGGTGCCTCCCAGACCCTCACTCTGGCTCGCTGTCTCCTCTCAAAGACTCCACTGCTGCAGGACCCCGTCTTCATCCACCCCGGATCCGTCCTCTTCAGGGAGCTCCCCGAGTTTGTGGTCTACCAGGAGATCGTGGAGACCACCAAGATGTACATGAAAGGTAGGCAGGGCTGCCGCCTCGCTCCCTGGGAGGGAGTCCAGGAGCCCCATCAGCATGAACCTCCCCTCTGCTCCACAGGTGTCTCGGCGGTGGAGGTGCAATGGGTGCCCACACTGCTGCCTCCCTACTGCCAGTTCGGCCCACCGGCTGAGGATCCTCCCCCCACCTACTGCCCCGAGGCCGGGCGGGTGCTGTGTCACCGGGCCAGCGTGTTCTGTGAGTGCGTCCTAGGGGACATTGCCCAGGCCTGTCCCAATCACCCCAGGCCTCCGCCCTCAGAAGGGGCGGGCGGGGAGGCCTTCCCGGCCCGGGCTCACTGGCTCCCACCTTCTAGATCGGGTCAGCTGGCCACTCCCTGAAGTCCAGGTGGACTTCCCTGAGGGCATCGACCGCTACAAACACTTTGCCCGGTTTCTCCTGGAAGGACAGGTAGGTGGCCCGGTGTCTCTCTtggccccctccaccccacccctgcatcccCCACCCTGGCTGTTTTCTTTTCTCAGGGGTCTGTGGGAGGAGGGAGAGCGACCTCTCACCCCTTCCCACGGCCTCTCTCTAGGTCTTCCACAAGCTGGCCTCGTACCAGAGCTGTCTGCTGTCCAGCCCCAGCACGATGCTGAAGACGTGGGCCAGGTATAGCCACGTGCCCTGAACACAACCCAACCCACCAGGGAACCATTTGGGCATGATGAGTGCCTTGCTAGAGTGCCAGCTGCCCTGTCAGCAattggagcccaccagccaccccttggaGAGCCACAGGGCCCTCTGCTTACATTGGGTGGCAGGCCTCCTGTGCCCCGTGGGGTCTAGCCACTTGGAGGCGGAGTCTGGTGAAGCAGTGGGCATGGTGGGACCCCACTGGGTGGTGGGCGGTGTCTGTGGGCGTGGCCACAGGGCGTGGCCTCCATACACCTTGGAGCCATGGGAAGGGTCCCTGGGACACTGCAGACCAGCTCACCtgcaggagggagagagaagctgAGGAAGGAAGGCCATTTTACTGCAGCAGCCAGCACACAGAGGCAGGGGGCTGACAGGGAGTAAGGTCGAGCCATCCCCACCCCACGTGACCTGCCACACCTGGTGGGTTTCACCTCCACCTGACTGCCCACACCCCGTCCCTCTGGTAGGCTACAGCCCCGCACCGAGAGCCTTCTGAAAGCTCTGGTCGCCGAGAAAGCAGATTGCCGAGACGCCCTGCTGACTGCTTGGAAGAAAAACCCCCGCTGTGAGTTGGGGCCGACATGGcctgagccccagggctggggtggggcccTGTGGCCAGGCGTGCAGCCAGGGTTGGTAGGAGGAACTTGCGGGCGGCGGTGGCGAGCCTCTCCGCTGGGCCCCCCTGAGTTCAGACGGCCGCTATGCCACTGACGCACTGCTTCTCCTGGTCCTGCAGACCTGCTGGCGGAATACTGCGAGTGGCTCCCACAGGCCATGCATCCTGACATAGAGAAAGCCTGGCCCCCCACCTCTGACTCCTGACCACAGGCTGACCCATCGGGACACCAGTGTCCGCCGTGACAGTCACCCAGCCCCCCAGCCTGCTTCCAGAGGTAGGTCAGGAGCGCCCAGAGACTTGCGTTTATCGCAGGCTGCTCTGGGCTGAGCTTCCTGTCCTGGCAGCGGTGGCAGCCCTGTTGGAACTGCTGTTTACGAGATGGCTCGTTTTCCGCTTCCATGCATTCTGGGACCACACACGGTGCACAGCTGGGAGTGGCAGTCTGGAGCAGCTGATGCCCATCCTCTGCCCAGAGGAGGCGCTCAAAGCATCTCCCCGGAGGGGGGGTCACTGTCCCCACAGTGGGGGCGGGGATCACCCCAGCATCTGCCACTGGCCTCAGGCATGTGGGCAGCTCTGTTATGACTTTTCCCGTGTCCTGTGACAGCTCCCATATCTCTGCCACTGACCCCATGGAGGTCTGGCCCTGGGTTGGCATGCCCTGGTTCACATGTATGTACGTGCCTTCCTGCACCAGGCTGGCACCTCGCCCAACAGCTGCGCTGTTGACCGGCTGGCCTtccctgggggcagagtgggtccccagtggaggaggagggacaagaggtgAGGTCCCTGATGAGGACTGGGCTGTCCCACCCAGAGCACAGTGCCTGCTGAGGGTGATCCCAGCATGCTCCGGGCTTCCTGGTGGACAGGGTGGTCCCAGCAGCACTCGGGGAGACCTGGTGAAGAAAGACGTGAAATGCCCCCTTCCTTCCACTTGGACTGTTTCCTTGCAGACCTGGGCAAGAATGACCCCATGTGGGTACATGCCCTTTTCCCAGAACTCAACTAGTCTGTCTGCTCCCCTCACCACTCccgtcccacccccactcccactgggctttctctccgGCCACCTTACAGCCAGTGCTCCTCCAGCCcggttccccccaaccccctcccctcaCACCACAAGGCCGGGCTAAGGCCCCCTTCCAAGGCCGGGCTAAGGCCCACGGCAGCCTGCCGGCCCGTCCTGCTAGACCCACACAGTGACTGAGGAAAGCTTTCGTCGTTCCTTGCCAACAGGTTGTTgctacataactgtaattttgctactgttttgaattgtcatgtaaatatccaatactcaggatatattttcattattacaaattgaatataattaataattcatgaagtgtctttTACCTCTAATACTGCTGTTTTCAATACAGTAactactttcaacacagcagctgctccctgcacagtagctgctctctacacatgtgtgactggtccgcatAAGTACAGTATGGCGCCAACCCTGTCGTATACACTTGTATTGGTatcgggtgtatgtgatggggttggagcAATGATGTCATCATGTGAGCGGACCctactggagacagatagaggagcagtgtctccattcccaagaccatcggaaatacatgttttccaatggtcttaggtgacccccaaccaccctcccatggggtcacgacccacaggttgagaaccactatactACATGGAAGGCATTGTCtcaagcaccatcagttttctcagGTACCCCAGCAGCCTCCTGACTGACTTCCTGCCCTGCCTTTCCCGTTCACTCAGCcgccaacccaaaccaaaaccaaccccactgccgtCCAAAAGACTCCAGTTCACAGGGACCTTGCAAGTCAGGgtcgagctgccccacagggcttatGAAGCAGTAAGCGTTGACACCCCAtctttcagagtggctggtggatttgaacctcgtgCCTTCTGATAAGCAGCCCAACGCTCCTTGGTGGCcagagcaagagaaaaaaaatggatcGGGGCATGTTTTAAGGCTTGTGTTTTTGCATTGGGATGCAATAAATGCTCAGGACAGTTCACCAATGGCTTTAAGCGTCCAGAGTGGCACAAACTTCAGTGACACGATGTCATTCCCCAAGAGAAAACCCAGGATCCCatgccctccaccccagccccaggcAACTAGAGACTTTCTGGATTTGCCTGCTGTGGATATTTCAAATAAAAGGGTTAATACAATACATGGTCTTTTGTTTctgggattttgttgttgttgtcgtcactttactgggggctcctacaactcttatatcacaatccatacatccgtcaattgtgtcaagcacgtttgtacatttacttccctcatcctcaaaacatttgctttctacttgagcccttggtatcagctcctcattttccccctccctccctcctgaactcccttgataatttataaattattattttgtcatgtcttacactgtctgatgtctcttttcacccacttctctgttgtccatctcccagggagggggttatatgtagatccttgtgattgtttACCCCTTTAtatcccaccttccttctacccttccggcatcgccactctcaccactggccctgaggggttcatctgccctggattccctgtgtctccagttcctatctgtaccagtgtacatcttctggtctagccagatgaactgggatcatgatagtggcggggaggggggtgaatatttaagaaatagaggaaagttgtatgtttcatcgttgctacgctgcaccctgactgagtcttctcctccccgtgacccttctgtagggatgtccaattgcctacaggtgaCTTATTTCTTTGatattgatacctgatccctttgacacctcgtgatcacacaggctggtgtgcttcttccatatgggctttgttgcttctgagctaaatgaccgcttgtttaacttgaagcctttaagaccccagatgataaatctttttgatagctggcaccaaaagatttcttcaccacgtttgcttatttacctgctttgtcttcagctatcatgtcaggaaggtaagcatcatggaatgccagtttaatagaacaaagtgttcttgcgttgaggagtacttgagtggaggcccaatgtccatctgctaccttaatattaaacctataaatatatgcacatagatctatttccccatcctatataaatatatttacatatgtatatgcctgtattaagacctctctaaatgtcctgtgcctcctagttctttcctctatttccttttactttcctcttgtcccactctcatgctcactcttcatttgggtttcagtaattcctctccgtacattgcccttgatcaatccctaccaggcctcctacatcctccttgccactgattttggatcacttgttccctcgtccctgagttaacaccacttccttttccccacctctcccatgtcccccagaactgtgggtcccattgttttctcctccagattgtttatccagcctatcttatctagatagacctgcagagataataatgtgcacaaaaacaagacagagcaaaacaaagcagcaaaaaaaaaaaagcctataaaagttcaaggtctgtttgttgacctttaggagtattttctggttgagtctgatggagtgccactccCTGACCTCAATGTTTATTTCTGGTACTCCtttaggacttccttgctctgctccccttgctgttctgttgctcgcCTTAgtcttttgcctcagtgtggtgggatcagattgggtgcaattcccacactgtgtctccagtgttgtccctggtagggctatgggtcagtgagggatgccatgtctcatagtggggtcggccatgtggttctctgcattggctgctctgagcggggatatagcctcaaggctctttatggtttcttTCAAGATGCATCCACGTTGCCACCAGGCGCCTTATTTGTGTGGACACTGGGCTGAGTAGGTGCCCATGAAAGGTTAGCAGAGGTCCCTGTGTGCTTACTTGCTTctgaggtgtcatcaagtcagctctgactcagcaccctgtgtgacaagcaaacactgcctagtcccggGCGTGCCTGCAATGGTTATGTGTAAACCCCCTGTCGCCTCTGCAGAAGCAGCATTTGGCGACACTCTAATGTCAATCCACCTCTTCCTCATGTTCACGGGACCCTTCCCTTCTGatcacgtgtccaaagtacatgagatcggTATTGCcaaccttgcttccaaggagctgtctggctgtacttcttccgaagaCGAGTACGTGCTCTcccgacagtccatggtacttctcaATATCCGTAGCCAACAGCATAATCCGAATGCCTTCATGGTGCGAGCCTCCTTACTCATCCTCCAAGTTTGCCAGGCGTGCGATGGGATtagaaagaccatggcttggttcagtccGACCTTCACACTTGTGCAGCAGACAGGCCCAAGGCACTActgtgtcctttgatttcctgatgGCTGCTTCtgagagcattggttgtggacccaACCAAGATGACTGCATTCTCCATTTGATAGATTTGAGGATATTGATTTgtacctgctccccccacccccacacttttGCTCATGTATTTTTCCTAAATTCCTGCTGATAACCATTGTATACCACATAAATCCTATTAACACATAAAACAGCAAATGCTGTTAGGTGACGTGGGGTCAGTTCCGACTCGCAGTGACCTGCTCCACGcacagcccagtcctgcaccaacttCAGTTGTCCTTCTGTTGGAGCCTGCCTCTCCACGTGACCCAGCATGTCATTTTCTTGGAAGtgttccctcctgacaacatgggcaaaggacatgagacaaaggcTTACCATCTG
Coding sequences:
- the DHX37 gene encoding putative ATP-dependent RNA helicase DHX37: MGKLRRRYNVKGRQQASPGPTKGPAEPPPVQLELDDKETLKGVDASNALVLPGRKKKKKAKAPPLAKKKKPLTKKEKRALQKILEQKEKKSQRAEMLRKLSEVQVPDAEVKLLYTTSKLGTGARMYYTKDEPDEEAPQGPGKISSLSGAGRKRHWQPSEEEDSESSEASEDDRDLEAGQMEAGAGTPTAQPPEPTAENPGSGHQPTPSGTSLVTPPAVAAAAPAPSRPPAKPAVFIPVNRSPEMQEERLKLPILAEEQVIMEAVAENPIIIVCGETGSGKTTQVPQFLYEAGYSSDDSIIGVTEPRRVAAMTMSQRVAKEMNLSQRVVSYQIRYEGNVTEETRIKFMTDGVLLKEIQKDFLLRKYKVVIIDEAHERSVYTDILIGLLSRIVILRAKKHQPLKLLIMSATLRVEDFTQNQRLFAKPPPVIKVDSRQFPVTVHFNKRTPLEDYSGECFRKVCKIHRMLPPGGILVFLTGQAEVHAMCRRLRRTFPCTRHGLQREKEDEGDSVEETRKFKKSRARAKKARAATLPQIHLDDYSVLPAGEGDEDREAEMDDEEEALGSDLDLDLGDLDEGAGEGEQPDASLPLHVLPLYSLLAPERQAQVFRPPPEGTRLCVVATNVAETSLTIPGIKYVVDCGKVKKRYYDRVTGVSSFRVTWVSQASADQRAGRAGRTEPGHCYRLYSSAVFGDFEQFPPPEITRRPVEDLILQMKALNIEKVINFPFPTPPSVEALIAAEELLIALGALEAPQKSERVRQLQRSRVSCPISPLGRTMATFPVAPRFAKMLSLSRQHGCLPYTITIVAAMTVRELFEELDRPAASDEELATLKTKRARVAHVKRAWAGRGASLLLGDLMVLLGAVGAWEFAGGSAQFCEANGLRYKAMLEIRRLRGQLTSAVNAVCPEAGLFVDPKMQPPSETQVTYLRQIITAGLGDHLARRVQSEELLEDKWRNAYKTPLLQDPVFIHPGSVLFRELPEFVVYQEIVETTKMYMKGVSAVEVQWVPTLLPPYCQFGPPAEDPPPTYCPEAGRVLCHRASVFYRVSWPLPEVQVDFPEGIDRYKHFARFLLEGQVFHKLASYQSCLLSSPSTMLKTWARLQPRTESLLKALVAEKADCRDALLTAWKKNPRYLLAEYCEWLPQAMHPDIEKAWPPTSDS